Proteins encoded by one window of Paenibacillus sp. DCT19:
- a CDS encoding MFS transporter, with amino-acid sequence MNLSLIKGHAVLWAILTGAFALVLTNSAFNLLLPYFVQHYDISTTAGGWIIVLYMLAMTLTMPMASLVVDRLGRKQTYMLGICLYGIFSIIGALFHAYFEVLLIVRFMHGVAAGLMIPLSLVLLFDYYGTEVRGRITGAWGMLLMLAPTAGPTLGGFIIEYGRLEYLFWLNVPFAVFSFILCGRYIQIYLPARRKRWHLSSMILLIGGIGALSLGLQLYASPIVGDGVPWSLMAVGIALLIRFIQTENRRKEPLIRYQLLRRNKVFPLTVLISTIQDCVMFGVIFALPLLFQDVFHMSPALSGALFIPLSICTSLFMWIGGSLMDRGRSLQFIAWGTALVAFSIVSFAFLPLNTPLIILVLLMACRGIGVGLSGMSISALGLQALSEEDMHEGSALSTTIERLASSFAIMGLTLFYDMRWQWLAQTGASVEMAKWGALREICIVLGGAILLTLPLVLLIEVVQKVRF; translated from the coding sequence ATGAATTTATCACTAATCAAGGGTCATGCCGTTCTGTGGGCTATTCTTACGGGAGCCTTTGCTCTTGTACTGACGAATAGTGCATTTAATCTGCTGTTACCCTACTTTGTCCAACACTATGATATCTCGACGACAGCAGGCGGATGGATCATTGTTTTGTACATGCTTGCGATGACGCTGACGATGCCGATGGCCTCTCTGGTCGTGGATCGTTTGGGCAGAAAACAGACCTATATGTTAGGCATATGTCTATATGGCATATTCTCCATCATTGGTGCACTGTTCCATGCCTACTTCGAGGTATTGTTGATCGTACGATTCATGCATGGCGTGGCGGCAGGTTTGATGATTCCGTTATCCCTTGTTTTGTTGTTTGACTATTACGGCACCGAGGTGCGAGGAAGGATTACAGGAGCTTGGGGAATGCTCTTGATGCTTGCTCCGACGGCGGGTCCGACCTTAGGTGGATTCATCATCGAGTATGGCAGGCTGGAATATCTATTCTGGTTAAACGTTCCGTTCGCTGTATTCTCCTTCATCTTATGCGGCAGATACATCCAGATATATCTGCCAGCCCGCCGCAAGCGGTGGCATCTATCCAGCATGATCTTGTTGATCGGAGGGATAGGCGCACTTAGCCTGGGACTTCAGCTATATGCTAGTCCTATTGTGGGTGACGGCGTACCTTGGAGCCTTATGGCCGTAGGGATTGCGCTGCTCATCCGTTTTATCCAAACGGAGAACAGACGAAAGGAACCGTTAATTCGGTATCAGCTATTACGTCGGAATAAGGTGTTTCCGTTAACCGTGCTCATCTCCACCATTCAGGATTGCGTGATGTTTGGGGTGATATTCGCTTTACCGCTTTTATTTCAAGATGTCTTTCACATGTCGCCAGCCTTATCCGGTGCGTTGTTCATTCCGCTATCGATCTGCACAAGTCTGTTCATGTGGATTGGCGGCAGTCTGATGGATCGTGGTCGGTCATTACAATTTATCGCGTGGGGCACCGCGCTTGTGGCATTCTCGATTGTATCCTTTGCCTTCCTGCCGCTGAATACCCCGCTTATTATTCTGGTCTTGCTTATGGCCTGCCGAGGAATTGGGGTTGGTTTGTCAGGTATGAGCATCTCGGCATTAGGCTTACAAGCGTTATCAGAAGAAGATATGCATGAGGGATCGGCATTGTCGACGACGATTGAACGTTTAGCTTCATCGTTTGCGATCATGGGATTGACGTTGTTCTACGATATGCGATGGCAATGGCTTGCTCAGACAGGGGCATCAGTAGAGATGGCCAAGTGGGGTGCGCTACGCGAAATTTGTATCGTACTAGGAGGAGCGATCCTGCTGACACTGCCCCTTGTTTTACTTATAGAGGTTGTTCAAAAAGTCCGCTTTTGA
- a CDS encoding diaminobutyrate--2-oxoglutarate transaminase: MSVEVQSDYLKLQNEKESNARSYPRHFPLVISKAKGITVTDTEGRNYYDCLAGAGTLALGHNHETVTDAIRGVLDQQIPLHTLDLATPLKLAFMQELLSILPNELKDTAKIQFCGPTGADAVEAAIKLVKNATGGKSILAFQGSYHGSTQATMAMSGNLSKKQHLQSLLPDVHFLPFPYEYRCPFGMGEGMTAKLSAQYIENLLDDCESGIALPCGIILETVQGEGGVIPSDLEWLRQLRRITSERGIPLIIDEVQTGIGRTGRMFSFEHAGIVPDVIICSKAVGGSLPMAVVIYKEELDQWQPGAHTGTFRGNQLGMAAGLATLRHMKEQNILQNVQLRSDQFMHRLEQLKGQYAEIGDVRGRGLMIGVEIVNPAGSKDRLGHYLQNGALAASIQRECFNNGLIVEVGGRHSAVIRFLPPLNITEQETAAVLGIFEKSVQAAIALTTATA, from the coding sequence ATGTCAGTAGAAGTTCAGTCCGACTATCTGAAGCTTCAAAATGAAAAGGAATCGAATGCGCGCTCGTACCCTAGACACTTTCCACTTGTGATCAGTAAGGCTAAAGGGATTACGGTTACCGATACTGAAGGTCGTAACTACTATGATTGTCTTGCAGGTGCAGGAACGCTTGCTCTGGGACATAACCATGAGACTGTTACGGATGCGATTCGTGGTGTGCTTGATCAACAGATTCCGTTACATACCTTGGATTTAGCAACACCGTTGAAGCTTGCATTTATGCAAGAACTACTCTCCATTCTTCCGAATGAACTGAAGGATACGGCCAAAATTCAGTTCTGTGGGCCAACTGGAGCCGATGCGGTAGAAGCGGCAATTAAACTAGTCAAAAATGCTACTGGTGGCAAGTCCATCCTTGCCTTTCAAGGAAGCTATCATGGTTCAACTCAGGCGACTATGGCGATGAGCGGTAACCTAAGCAAAAAGCAACATCTGCAGAGCCTTTTGCCCGATGTGCATTTTCTACCGTTCCCCTATGAATATCGTTGCCCCTTTGGGATGGGGGAGGGCATGACCGCCAAACTTAGCGCCCAATACATTGAGAATCTGCTGGATGATTGCGAGAGCGGTATTGCGCTGCCGTGTGGCATTATTCTGGAAACCGTGCAGGGTGAAGGCGGAGTAATTCCTTCAGATCTCGAATGGCTGCGGCAATTGCGCCGTATTACGTCTGAGCGTGGCATTCCACTGATTATCGATGAGGTTCAGACAGGCATTGGTCGCACAGGGCGGATGTTCTCATTTGAACATGCTGGGATTGTACCCGATGTGATCATCTGCTCCAAAGCAGTGGGTGGTAGCTTACCTATGGCTGTTGTGATCTATAAAGAAGAACTGGATCAATGGCAGCCCGGCGCGCATACGGGAACCTTCCGAGGTAATCAGCTAGGGATGGCCGCAGGACTTGCTACCCTTCGCCACATGAAAGAGCAGAACATTCTTCAGAACGTGCAATTGCGCAGTGATCAGTTCATGCATCGATTGGAGCAATTAAAAGGACAGTATGCAGAGATTGGAGATGTTCGGGGCAGAGGACTGATGATTGGGGTAGAGATCGTTAATCCTGCTGGCTCGAAGGATCGCTTAGGACATTATTTACAAAATGGAGCGTTAGCCGCGTCCATCCAGCGTGAATGCTTCAACAATGGCTTAATTGTGGAAGTTGGTGGTCGTCATTCGGCTGTGATTCGGTTCCTGCCACCACTCAATATTACAGAGCAGGAGACAGCGGCAGTATTGGGGATTTTTGAGAAATCCGTGCAGGCAGCTATTGCTTTAACGACAGCTACAGCATGA
- a CDS encoding type III PLP-dependent enzyme, producing MISKVETVIRQIQEGSEEPVCAYLYDLAGIQEQVRQMLQRMPQHTSLFYAIKANPDPRIIEALLPWVKGFEVASIGELLKVRRISTQVPILFGGPGKKEAELEQALEHQVTLLHVESLLELRRLITIAKRKKQVASILLRINLRSSTLPRTKIVMGGGPSPFGLDEEWVEQAIQIIREEGAEAVHLRGFHFHSLSNNTDARLHAEMIDLYLNKVQTWQDAYGIQVEVVNAGGGFGVTYDGSPEFDWPLFTSLLKQSEARKRLDSVQLYFEPGRILVADHGYYVTEVTDIKVSHGEQFAVIRGGTHHNRLPASWGHNHPFHVMANERWTHSYARPEVKQSEVHIVGELCTPKDRMHSNAEVELLRVGDIVVFEKSGAYCWTISHHDFLGHPHPAFHYLTEGNDHVNSDEAFQSASR from the coding sequence ATGATATCCAAGGTAGAAACTGTGATCCGCCAGATCCAAGAGGGCAGTGAAGAGCCTGTATGTGCGTATCTCTATGACCTCGCCGGAATCCAAGAACAGGTGCGCCAGATGTTACAGCGCATGCCGCAACATACCTCCCTGTTCTACGCGATCAAAGCAAACCCTGATCCAAGAATCATTGAAGCACTTCTGCCATGGGTTAAGGGATTTGAGGTTGCGTCGATTGGCGAGCTGCTCAAGGTAAGGCGTATAAGTACCCAGGTTCCCATTCTCTTTGGCGGACCAGGCAAAAAAGAAGCCGAGTTAGAACAAGCGCTGGAACATCAGGTCACTTTGTTGCATGTGGAGAGTTTGCTGGAGCTGCGAAGACTGATTACCATCGCCAAAAGAAAGAAGCAGGTCGCCAGCATTCTACTGCGGATCAATCTGAGAAGCAGCACACTGCCACGAACCAAAATTGTGATGGGCGGTGGCCCAAGCCCATTTGGATTAGATGAGGAGTGGGTCGAGCAAGCGATACAGATCATACGTGAGGAAGGTGCAGAAGCCGTGCACCTGCGTGGGTTTCATTTTCATTCGTTATCCAACAATACCGATGCGCGATTACATGCCGAGATGATCGATCTGTATTTAAACAAAGTACAGACGTGGCAGGACGCTTACGGTATACAGGTTGAGGTCGTTAATGCAGGTGGCGGATTCGGTGTGACGTATGACGGGAGCCCGGAGTTTGACTGGCCGTTATTCACGTCTCTGTTGAAACAGAGTGAGGCGAGAAAACGGCTTGACAGCGTCCAGTTATACTTCGAGCCAGGACGAATTCTCGTAGCAGATCATGGTTATTATGTAACGGAGGTTACGGACATCAAGGTTTCCCATGGCGAACAGTTTGCGGTGATCAGAGGGGGAACACACCATAACCGATTGCCTGCCTCATGGGGGCATAATCATCCTTTTCACGTTATGGCTAATGAACGCTGGACGCATTCATACGCAAGACCAGAAGTGAAGCAGAGTGAGGTGCATATTGTAGGCGAGCTGTGCACACCGAAAGACCGGATGCATTCGAATGCAGAGGTTGAGCTGCTCCGCGTCGGGGATATCGTTGTTTTTGAGAAATCTGGAGCATACTGCTGGACGATCTCTCACCATGATTTTCTGGGGCATCCGCACCCGGCATTCCATTATTTAACGGAGGGAAACGACCATGTCAACAGTGATGAAGCTTTCCAGTCTGCAAGCCGCTGA
- a CDS encoding HpcH/HpaI aldolase/citrate lyase family protein, protein MRTNTLKEKISRGRPVFGLFVSIPHPVIIEMIGHAEYDFVIIDLEHATTNMESLEEMIRAAELCGMTPLVRISKVERAEILKVLDCGAQGIVIPHVEGREQVEEAVRHTYYHPLGMRSLNSGRAGVFGKYPLTEYIGQANEQIMVIPMIESVQGIQQSDNILSHPQVSFVLEGAADLSQSLGVPWQTDHADVRSALTALHEQAQQYHVPYATVTRGIKDMTLWTERGVHIFVLGDDRNTAFRAYVQKRNDYGSVGGQI, encoded by the coding sequence ATGAGAACAAATACGTTGAAGGAAAAAATATCCCGAGGACGCCCTGTATTCGGCTTGTTTGTATCCATTCCACATCCTGTAATTATTGAGATGATCGGACATGCGGAATATGATTTCGTCATCATCGATCTAGAGCATGCAACCACGAATATGGAATCATTGGAAGAGATGATTCGGGCTGCTGAGCTATGTGGTATGACACCCCTCGTACGCATCTCGAAGGTGGAGCGTGCAGAGATTTTGAAAGTGCTGGACTGCGGGGCACAAGGCATTGTGATCCCTCACGTGGAAGGACGGGAGCAGGTGGAAGAAGCGGTTCGCCATACCTACTATCATCCACTGGGGATGCGCAGTCTGAATAGTGGACGTGCTGGTGTATTCGGTAAATATCCACTTACCGAGTACATTGGACAGGCGAATGAGCAGATCATGGTGATTCCTATGATTGAGAGTGTGCAGGGCATACAGCAGAGTGATAACATTTTGTCTCATCCACAGGTCAGTTTTGTGCTGGAGGGAGCCGCAGATCTATCTCAATCTCTCGGTGTACCTTGGCAGACGGATCATGCAGATGTCCGGTCTGCACTGACTGCTTTACATGAACAAGCGCAGCAGTATCATGTCCCGTATGCAACCGTGACGAGAGGCATCAAGGATATGACGCTATGGACAGAGCGGGGAGTACATATTTTTGTGTTAGGGGATGACCGGAATACGGCTTTTCGTGCATATGTACAGAAACGGAATGACTATGGGAGTGTAGGTGGCCAGATATGA
- a CDS encoding IucA/IucC family siderophore biosynthesis protein has translation MENKLQSEAKQQANMHSCKLLLNTYIRELAYKKQDDIQIIAMTKTFRVSFRASDVIVTGRLSYYSAMGEHEYDTIQDLSGQMVYVQDLVRWITRELSAEGSEGAISQELKQEVEEAPHDDLVRDFAERVDNSLANLTLFIEKAGAFEMHDYCTSEQSLLYGHPFHPFPKNSRGFTEQDVLRYSPELRNAFPLCYIAVRKDVYREEWVDDHHQIEWHDSVGQQLAQVVESSSEQYGVLPVHPWQYKHILGIAEVQSYMRERKIVLLGSFGPLAYPTSSVRTVYVPDMNCNIKLSLHMQITNMIRTNSAEQMRRTLDASRYLDQHDCFEQDEHTHIAYETGVTTCHFTDEGLTSLFTVAYRPIEFDPSCTFVVSSLVEAPLPGMPSRLMRMLGGERAEAEQWLSRYLQLSLLPLVRAGGERGIHFEAHLQNTLVTLQEGWPVAFIVRDLEGVSVDIEHVNSAERDRSELLFYPRDKAWARTSYYFIVNHLGSLIHAIARDVGVQEEHFWEMVREVLEEELKRTGNAYVQHLIEADAFMAKQNLVSCLRGISQTPDYVPVQNVMNRVLNRIGVKK, from the coding sequence ATGGAAAACAAGCTCCAGTCTGAGGCGAAGCAGCAGGCGAATATGCACTCGTGCAAGCTGCTTCTCAACACGTACATTCGTGAGCTTGCATACAAGAAGCAAGATGATATACAGATCATTGCGATGACCAAGACGTTCCGAGTGTCGTTTCGGGCGAGTGATGTTATCGTTACTGGACGTTTATCGTATTACTCCGCCATGGGTGAGCATGAGTACGACACCATACAAGATCTCAGTGGACAGATGGTGTATGTGCAGGATCTGGTTCGCTGGATTACCCGTGAGCTGAGTGCCGAGGGAAGTGAAGGGGCAATCTCGCAGGAACTGAAACAGGAAGTGGAAGAGGCGCCTCATGACGATCTCGTCCGTGATTTTGCCGAAAGGGTAGACAATAGCCTCGCGAATTTGACGCTGTTCATTGAAAAGGCTGGCGCCTTCGAAATGCATGATTACTGTACATCGGAACAGTCTCTATTATATGGACATCCGTTCCACCCGTTTCCCAAAAACTCACGTGGGTTCACTGAACAGGATGTGCTCAGGTATAGCCCGGAGCTACGTAATGCCTTTCCGCTTTGTTACATTGCCGTGAGGAAGGATGTGTATCGAGAAGAATGGGTGGACGACCATCATCAGATTGAATGGCATGACAGTGTTGGGCAACAGTTGGCACAAGTCGTGGAGAGTTCATCTGAGCAATATGGCGTATTACCAGTTCACCCTTGGCAATATAAACACATCTTGGGCATTGCCGAGGTACAATCTTACATGCGGGAACGGAAAATCGTACTGCTTGGCAGCTTCGGCCCACTTGCCTATCCAACATCTTCAGTACGCACCGTATATGTGCCTGATATGAATTGTAATATCAAGCTGTCGCTACATATGCAGATTACGAATATGATTCGTACGAACAGTGCGGAGCAGATGCGGAGAACACTTGATGCTTCACGTTATTTGGACCAACATGATTGTTTTGAACAGGACGAGCATACGCACATCGCATATGAAACGGGGGTAACGACATGTCACTTCACAGATGAAGGGTTAACCAGTTTGTTTACGGTAGCTTATCGCCCGATTGAATTCGACCCTTCGTGTACGTTCGTTGTGTCCAGCCTAGTAGAAGCACCATTGCCAGGTATGCCATCGCGGTTGATGCGTATGCTCGGCGGCGAACGGGCAGAAGCGGAGCAATGGTTATCCCGTTACTTGCAATTATCTCTATTGCCACTGGTGCGTGCAGGTGGGGAGCGAGGTATTCATTTTGAAGCCCATTTACAAAATACGCTGGTGACCTTACAAGAAGGTTGGCCTGTTGCCTTTATTGTGCGTGATCTCGAAGGGGTTAGCGTAGATATCGAGCATGTGAATTCAGCTGAACGTGATCGTTCTGAGCTGCTTTTTTATCCACGGGATAAGGCGTGGGCAAGGACATCTTACTATTTTATCGTCAATCATCTGGGTTCACTTATACATGCAATTGCCAGGGATGTGGGTGTACAGGAAGAGCATTTCTGGGAGATGGTGCGTGAAGTGCTTGAGGAAGAATTGAAGCGTACAGGGAATGCCTATGTTCAGCATTTGATCGAAGCGGATGCATTTATGGCGAAGCAGAATCTGGTGAGCTGTCTTCGAGGAATCAGTCAAACACCGGATTATGTGCCTGTCCAGAATGTCATGAACCGTGTATTGAACCGAATAGGAGTGAAGAAGTAG
- a CDS encoding IucA/IucC family siderophore biosynthesis protein has translation MGAIQFETEIKDKTGVHKDVQERIMRQAMEALWFEDIIDCRKQGKKWGTTGIDGQGQPVQYTCEAQQKYSFGRVKVVKGSIQREGVPNTDLNRFLEEMILNKLTGAHVDSFIQELLETLSKDSQCQAALSESIPIADHHYDALESHMTDGHLYHPSYKSRLGFTLKDNLAYGPEFNMYVPLYWLAVKQTLVQTALSRGCTSDDLVGQHLTEADVRRFNRILQGEAALELGDVNGAEGSIVASTSTSGNTDSRSGDSDNSSSSSSSGGDSGDGNGSSSDGDGVTHVDAHGNPYVFIPVHPWQWEHQLQSVFAVQLMEKDIIFLGASSSAYRAQQSIRSLSNRVNFSAPYIKLALSITNTSSTRILAQHTTQNAPLISDWLEQLIQEDELLQHEQFAILKEIMGLSFRYEQLSVIQYRRAYGTFGAIWRENVSTHLQPDETAWPLNALMLVQPNGVPFIQAAVERHGIAKWSEALVRTITLPIIHLLYAHGIALESHAQNIILVLENDLPKRIIVKDLHDGVRYVPDKLLHPERAPELHPVPETHRKFNRYSFIYAEDVSEVRDYTYDAFFFICMTDIALALERFGLSEEAFWQLSARIIVDYQQQHPEYSERFMWFDLFGEDALIEEMTKRRLYGDGELYFRKVSNPLKRAKDTLA, from the coding sequence GTGGGAGCCATACAATTCGAGACTGAAATTAAAGATAAGACGGGAGTTCACAAGGATGTGCAGGAACGCATTATGCGTCAGGCAATGGAGGCGTTATGGTTCGAGGACATTATTGATTGTAGGAAGCAGGGCAAGAAGTGGGGAACTACTGGAATTGATGGACAAGGACAGCCTGTTCAATATACCTGTGAAGCACAGCAGAAGTACTCATTCGGCCGAGTGAAGGTAGTTAAGGGATCGATCCAAAGAGAAGGCGTGCCTAATACCGACCTGAATCGATTTCTGGAAGAAATGATATTGAACAAACTTACAGGAGCTCATGTGGATTCCTTCATTCAAGAGTTGCTGGAGACGCTATCGAAGGATAGTCAGTGCCAAGCTGCATTGTCAGAGTCGATTCCGATCGCGGATCATCATTATGATGCACTCGAAAGTCATATGACTGACGGTCATCTCTATCATCCAAGCTATAAGTCGAGGTTAGGATTCACGCTAAAAGACAACCTGGCCTATGGCCCCGAATTCAACATGTATGTACCGCTCTATTGGCTCGCGGTGAAGCAGACGTTGGTGCAGACGGCTCTCTCCAGAGGCTGCACGTCAGATGACCTTGTGGGACAACATTTGACGGAGGCGGATGTACGTCGATTCAACCGTATTTTGCAGGGAGAAGCTGCCCTAGAGCTTGGTGATGTTAACGGTGCTGAGGGTAGCATCGTTGCCAGTACCAGCACTAGTGGTAATACCGATAGTAGAAGTGGTGACAGTGACAATAGCAGTAGCAGTAGCAGTAGTGGCGGTGACAGTGGCGATGGTAATGGCAGTAGCAGTGATGGAGATGGCGTTACCCACGTTGACGCTCATGGTAACCCTTATGTGTTCATCCCAGTTCATCCTTGGCAATGGGAGCACCAACTGCAGTCGGTATTCGCTGTTCAATTAATGGAGAAGGATATTATTTTCCTCGGAGCATCTTCATCGGCATATCGCGCCCAGCAGTCGATCCGTTCTCTCTCCAATCGGGTTAATTTTAGTGCTCCTTATATCAAACTAGCACTTAGTATTACGAATACATCAAGCACACGTATTTTGGCTCAGCATACCACCCAGAATGCGCCGCTGATCAGCGATTGGTTGGAACAACTTATTCAGGAGGATGAGCTGTTGCAGCACGAGCAGTTTGCCATACTGAAAGAGATCATGGGATTGTCCTTCAGATACGAGCAATTATCTGTCATCCAATATCGCCGTGCGTACGGAACATTCGGTGCAATCTGGCGGGAGAACGTATCCACCCATCTGCAGCCAGATGAGACAGCTTGGCCACTAAATGCATTGATGCTGGTGCAACCGAACGGTGTACCCTTTATTCAGGCTGCAGTTGAACGACATGGTATTGCGAAGTGGAGCGAGGCGCTTGTTCGCACGATCACACTGCCGATCATTCATTTGTTGTATGCCCATGGCATCGCACTGGAGTCACATGCCCAGAATATTATTTTGGTGCTGGAGAATGATCTACCGAAACGAATTATCGTTAAGGATCTGCATGATGGGGTTCGTTATGTACCAGATAAACTGCTTCACCCCGAGCGTGCACCAGAGCTTCATCCTGTACCAGAGACTCATCGGAAGTTCAATCGGTACTCGTTCATTTATGCCGAGGATGTATCCGAGGTTCGTGATTATACTTATGATGCATTTTTCTTCATCTGTATGACTGACATTGCGCTGGCGCTGGAGCGCTTCGGATTGTCTGAAGAAGCATTTTGGCAATTGAGTGCGCGTATCATCGTGGATTATCAGCAGCAGCATCCGGAATATAGCGAGCGCTTCATGTGGTTTGACCTGTTTGGCGAGGATGCGTTAATTGAAGAGATGACGAAACGACGTCTCTATGGTGATGGGGAGCTCTATTTCCGCAAAGTCAGCAATCCGTTGAAGCGGGCGAAGGATACATTGGCATGA
- a CDS encoding ABC transporter ATP-binding protein produces MSILEAKNLTISYGADPIIDNLNLTIPKGQITVLIGSNGCGKSTLLRTMARLLKSSSGSVLLDGDEIAKLPTKEISRCMSILPQGPSAPEGLTVSQLVRQGRYPHQSWLKQWSREDERMVKLALESTHLTELADRPVDALSGGQRQRAWIAMTLAQGTETLLLDEPTTYLDMTHQIEILDLLFELNEQEGRTIVMVLHDINLACRYAHHIVAVHNKSIYAEGKPEQIVTQDMIRTVFQMECEIAVDPLFGTPTCIPHGKGRKVNAEKRHTQLA; encoded by the coding sequence GTGAGTATTTTGGAAGCAAAGAACCTTACTATCTCTTATGGAGCAGATCCAATCATAGATAATCTGAATCTGACGATTCCAAAAGGACAGATTACGGTTCTGATTGGTAGTAATGGGTGTGGCAAATCGACGTTGCTCCGCACGATGGCCCGATTGTTAAAATCCAGCTCAGGCTCCGTACTGTTAGATGGTGACGAGATTGCCAAACTCCCTACCAAAGAGATTTCAAGATGTATGTCGATCCTGCCACAAGGCCCCTCCGCACCGGAAGGTCTCACAGTTAGTCAGTTGGTTAGACAAGGGAGATATCCGCATCAGAGCTGGCTGAAGCAATGGTCTCGGGAAGATGAACGCATGGTTAAGCTAGCACTTGAATCGACACATCTAACGGAGCTAGCGGATCGACCAGTCGATGCATTGTCTGGTGGTCAGCGCCAGCGTGCCTGGATCGCGATGACACTGGCTCAAGGCACGGAAACGTTGCTGCTGGATGAGCCGACAACTTATTTGGATATGACTCATCAGATTGAGATACTGGACTTATTATTTGAATTAAATGAGCAAGAAGGGCGTACCATTGTGATGGTGCTTCATGATATCAATTTGGCTTGTCGATATGCACATCACATCGTGGCCGTGCATAACAAATCCATTTACGCAGAAGGGAAACCGGAGCAGATCGTTACACAGGACATGATTCGTACTGTGTTTCAGATGGAATGCGAGATTGCTGTTGATCCGTTGTTTGGGACGCCGACCTGTATCCCACATGGAAAGGGAAGAAAGGTAAACGCAGAGAAGCGCCACACCCAGCTGGCTTAA